The following proteins are co-located in the Desulfatibacillum aliphaticivorans DSM 15576 genome:
- a CDS encoding GrpB family protein: MALKSLEQRIKEAVAEKIDMVPHNPAWPEIFRREAEFLQNRFPAPLIRRVEHFGGTAVPELTAKPIIDMLVEISSDEDAAREIVPILRSLGYDYFWRPEFDKPPMYHWFIKRNEAGERTHHIHMVEADSRLWERLLFRDYLIQFPEAAREYAALKQELAHAHPTDRIAYTRAKGEFIAEIMEKARAFFA; encoded by the coding sequence ATGGCCCTAAAAAGCTTGGAACAGCGCATCAAAGAGGCCGTGGCGGAAAAAATCGACATGGTCCCCCATAATCCGGCGTGGCCTGAAATATTCCGGCGAGAAGCGGAGTTTCTCCAAAACCGCTTTCCAGCCCCTCTGATTCGCCGTGTGGAGCATTTCGGCGGCACGGCCGTACCCGAGTTGACCGCCAAGCCCATCATCGACATGCTGGTTGAAATCTCCAGCGACGAGGACGCAGCCCGGGAGATCGTACCAATCCTGAGATCTTTGGGCTACGATTATTTTTGGAGGCCGGAGTTTGACAAGCCGCCTATGTACCACTGGTTCATTAAAAGGAATGAGGCTGGAGAGCGCACCCATCACATCCATATGGTGGAGGCGGATTCCAGATTGTGGGAGCGCTTGCTTTTCAGGGATTATCTGATTCAGTTTCCGGAGGCCGCCCGGGAATACGCCGCCTTAAAGCAAGAGCTGGCCCACGCCCACCCCACCGACCGCATCGCCTACACCCGCGCCAAAGGCGAATTCATCGCTGAAATCATGGAAAAAGCCCGCGCATTCTTTGCTTGA
- a CDS encoding TetR-like C-terminal domain-containing protein: MNAALLNEDEAQIVRGRILSEAVQIMFKGAFPGLSIDKLASALDMTEEEILAQFNNKDEIYLEIQKRGFELLGDLFSQVSAQNISPLEKIRRMAVVYVSFGLENSAYYEVMFNRQGPKYADYKETPMEPAALAEKMAALQVLMNVETAVREVLSETPNATDAGIWERVIRGWMLLHGYISLINNRTLQELEAQPTDLLEGILDSLTSI; the protein is encoded by the coding sequence ATGAACGCAGCATTGTTGAATGAAGACGAAGCGCAGATAGTTAGAGGGCGCATACTGAGCGAGGCGGTTCAGATCATGTTCAAAGGGGCTTTCCCCGGGCTCAGCATCGATAAGCTGGCTTCGGCCCTGGATATGACGGAAGAGGAAATCCTCGCCCAGTTCAATAATAAAGACGAAATATACCTGGAAATACAAAAACGTGGATTTGAACTTTTAGGGGACCTGTTCTCCCAGGTTTCCGCCCAGAATATTTCCCCCCTGGAAAAAATCCGCAGAATGGCCGTGGTCTACGTTTCCTTCGGCCTGGAAAACTCGGCCTATTACGAGGTCATGTTCAATCGCCAGGGCCCTAAATACGCGGATTACAAAGAGACGCCCATGGAGCCCGCCGCCCTGGCGGAAAAAATGGCGGCCCTGCAAGTGCTGATGAATGTGGAGACGGCGGTGCGCGAGGTTTTGAGCGAAACGCCCAACGCCACGGACGCCGGCATCTGGGAACGGGTTATCCGCGGCTGGATGCTTTTGCACGGATACATATCCTTGATCAATAACCGCACCCTGCAGGAATTGGAAGCCCAACCCACGGACCTGCTGGAAGGAATTCTCGACTCCCTGACCTCCATCTGA
- a CDS encoding YheT family hydrolase has protein sequence MNDLFLPIRPLRGAYLQTLMASSRYRALGKKPMVSASREAILHCEDRVRLQGFYSPQADGDSKGLVIMLHGWEGSANSSYILSSGRRLYNLGYDVFRLNFRDHGESHHLNRGIFLSILLDEVFQGVHQAAGFSGGKPVFLVGFSLGGNFALRIAAKESGHRIPNLKQVAAVSPVISPNRACDAIDADPLIQWYFMRKWKKSLAIKNKLFPSLGLEKVLAETNLRDMTQALLDIYEAGYKKAHDYFDAYAVNNGWLKDVIIPTLIVTAEDDPVIPVQDFFGLETSAACRMIIHQYGGHNAFIETFTRTSWVDHKLQEVFASHLN, from the coding sequence ATGAACGACCTGTTCTTACCGATTCGCCCCTTGCGGGGGGCTTATTTACAAACCCTGATGGCAAGCAGCCGGTACAGGGCTTTGGGGAAAAAACCCATGGTTTCCGCCTCCCGGGAGGCGATTCTCCATTGCGAGGACCGGGTGAGGCTCCAGGGCTTTTACTCGCCCCAGGCGGATGGGGATTCCAAGGGCCTGGTGATTATGCTGCACGGCTGGGAAGGAAGCGCGAACTCGTCCTACATTCTTAGTTCGGGGCGGCGTCTATACAATTTGGGCTATGACGTTTTCCGGCTGAACTTCCGGGATCACGGAGAGTCCCACCATCTCAACAGAGGCATTTTTCTGTCCATCCTGCTGGACGAGGTCTTCCAGGGAGTGCATCAGGCCGCGGGATTTAGCGGCGGCAAGCCGGTGTTTCTGGTGGGGTTTTCCCTGGGCGGCAACTTCGCCCTGCGCATTGCCGCCAAAGAATCGGGCCATCGCATCCCCAACCTCAAGCAGGTTGCGGCCGTAAGTCCTGTGATCTCGCCCAATCGCGCATGCGACGCCATTGACGCCGATCCTCTGATCCAATGGTATTTCATGCGCAAATGGAAAAAGTCCCTTGCCATCAAAAACAAGCTCTTCCCCAGCCTGGGCCTGGAAAAGGTCCTGGCCGAAACCAATCTTCGGGATATGACCCAGGCATTGCTGGACATCTATGAGGCGGGCTACAAAAAGGCCCACGATTACTTTGACGCATACGCGGTGAACAACGGCTGGCTCAAGGACGTTATCATCCCCACTCTTATTGTAACAGCCGAAGACGACCCGGTGATCCCCGTGCAGGACTTTTTCGGCCTGGAAACAAGCGCGGCCTGCCGGATGATCATCCATCAATACGGCGGCCACAACGCCTTCATCGAAACATTCACCCGCACATCCTGGGTGGACCATAAGCTGCAGGAGGTCTTTGCATCCCATCTAAACTAA
- a CDS encoding UpxY family transcription antiterminator — MNATPNLNTKQWYALYTKSRHEACVNNYLAARSIESFYPQMRILSRRKDRRKMIDVPMFPGYLFVRAALRSRQHLSILKAPGAVTLIGNTRGAIAIPEDTISSLRIVSQKEALETGPCYHAGDLVLIVSGPFAGVTGVFMRNKGGGKILVNIDALGQSVAVEMGGADVQLMQSYRKAG, encoded by the coding sequence GTGAATGCGACCCCCAATCTAAACACCAAACAATGGTATGCTCTTTATACCAAGAGCCGCCACGAGGCGTGTGTAAACAACTACTTGGCTGCAAGATCCATCGAGTCTTTTTATCCGCAAATGCGGATTCTTAGCCGCCGTAAAGATCGCAGAAAGATGATAGACGTTCCTATGTTTCCGGGCTATCTATTCGTCAGAGCCGCTTTAAGGTCCCGGCAACATCTCAGCATTCTCAAAGCCCCTGGCGCCGTCACTCTCATTGGGAACACCCGTGGGGCCATCGCCATTCCCGAGGACACCATCAGTTCTCTGAGGATAGTCTCCCAAAAGGAAGCGCTGGAAACCGGCCCCTGTTATCACGCCGGAGATCTGGTCCTGATCGTTTCCGGGCCTTTCGCCGGGGTGACGGGCGTTTTCATGCGGAACAAGGGCGGAGGCAAAATCCTGGTTAACATAGACGCCCTGGGGCAGTCCGTGGCCGTGGAGATGGGCGGCGCCGACGTTCAGTTGATGCAGTCGTACCGCAAAGCCGGATAG
- a CDS encoding tetratricopeptide repeat protein, with protein MARPHNHDFSKAPHGAFFSTRLLAAVAVLVVFVGGTYILGHKLTAQVYFEKAKNQTKAGHYGLALQAIEKAYHHDPHNAKILAAYGNACLDASFATISIKPKQERAALALSVFETAVEENPLDAACWFGLGRAQALVEELHPEKGKSCSYLDSFRKTVSLRPNGITYNMHLARCLAYCGQDQELSQVVKHIARIYPPSVYHLTKENYWTPELEPQIKAGLAEAIDQSILPRQAHQAMASLFEREGDYAQAINYYKQSLNYLSFENTGWNYIHLGSLMLKNNQPEKASEEFLYGLSRSEYLEKDVERIFHIYRREKQLAFFAAFYKKVVEDFFVSSRLKILIGRAYFEQEDLEDAQGIFEEAAYKEENAEAFYWLARIADKNKDWPAMELSIQKATVLEPDNSRYHLLFSQVLSRLKKYERSEKQASLAISTVDKPSPWLHNHRAYVLWRLGDYKNALEDWRKAIELMPERASFYAQAGRSAEKLGLQDLAREYFQKSLQLEPNNPTYQKLADGAP; from the coding sequence GTGGCGAGGCCCCATAATCATGATTTTTCAAAAGCCCCTCATGGGGCTTTTTTTTCGACCAGACTTCTTGCAGCGGTCGCGGTGCTTGTGGTTTTTGTTGGAGGAACTTATATCCTCGGGCATAAACTGACGGCGCAGGTTTATTTTGAAAAGGCGAAAAATCAAACAAAGGCCGGCCACTACGGCCTGGCCCTTCAGGCAATCGAAAAGGCTTATCATCATGATCCCCATAACGCCAAAATTCTGGCAGCCTACGGCAACGCCTGCCTGGACGCCTCTTTCGCCACAATATCCATAAAACCCAAGCAGGAGCGAGCAGCCTTGGCGCTTAGCGTTTTTGAAACCGCCGTGGAGGAAAACCCTCTGGACGCGGCCTGCTGGTTCGGCCTGGGAAGAGCTCAGGCCCTGGTGGAGGAGTTGCATCCTGAAAAGGGGAAGAGTTGCTCGTATTTGGATTCTTTTCGGAAAACCGTGTCTTTGCGGCCCAATGGCATAACATACAATATGCATTTGGCCAGATGTCTGGCTTACTGCGGGCAGGACCAGGAGTTGAGCCAGGTAGTCAAACATATCGCCCGAATTTATCCTCCTTCGGTTTATCACTTGACCAAGGAGAACTACTGGACCCCGGAGTTGGAGCCTCAGATTAAGGCGGGCCTGGCCGAAGCCATCGACCAAAGCATTCTGCCCAGACAGGCCCATCAGGCCATGGCTTCCCTGTTTGAACGGGAAGGGGATTACGCCCAGGCCATTAACTATTATAAGCAGTCCCTCAATTACTTGAGTTTTGAAAACACAGGCTGGAATTATATCCATTTGGGAAGCCTGATGCTAAAAAACAATCAGCCGGAAAAAGCCTCGGAGGAATTTCTTTACGGGCTTTCCCGCTCCGAATATCTGGAAAAGGACGTGGAGCGGATTTTCCATATCTATCGGCGGGAAAAGCAGTTGGCGTTTTTCGCAGCGTTTTACAAAAAGGTCGTCGAGGATTTTTTTGTCTCTTCGCGTCTGAAAATCCTTATCGGCAGGGCCTATTTTGAGCAGGAAGACCTTGAAGACGCCCAGGGGATATTTGAGGAGGCGGCTTATAAGGAGGAAAACGCCGAGGCTTTTTATTGGCTGGCGAGGATCGCCGATAAAAACAAGGATTGGCCGGCCATGGAGCTTAGCATTCAAAAAGCCACGGTCCTGGAGCCGGATAACAGCCGCTACCACCTTCTGTTCTCGCAGGTTCTCAGCAGGCTGAAGAAGTACGAAAGGTCGGAAAAGCAGGCTTCGCTGGCGATTTCCACGGTGGACAAGCCGTCCCCCTGGCTGCATAACCACAGGGCCTACGTGCTATGGAGGCTGGGCGACTACAAAAATGCGCTTGAAGATTGGCGGAAGGCGATTGAACTAATGCCGGAAAGGGCCTCCTTTTACGCCCAGGCGGGCAGGTCGGCCGAAAAGCTGGGCTTGCAGGATTTGGCCAGGGAATATTTTCAAAAATCCTTGCAATTGGAGCCCAATAACCCAACCTATCAAAAACTGGCCGACGGAGCCCCTTAA
- a CDS encoding DUF4388 domain-containing protein, which yields MKPKKLSTKKRTKDLISLFLANYKGKSRFAESYRTLRTNIDLSFLESELKCLLVTSAGEAEGKTLTVANYAFNLAEAGRSVLMVDADLRKPSLSKLLVNNEVIGLTGLLSRVMGTPVTEGGLGKISVGDLIRLLQQQRRTGRLQLSSQTENKLINMDFLAGDMVDCTWVNCPEERSLASHLVQLGLITSQQAQQALKRAKDTGQKLPMVLVNAGLLKKKQVRGPLKNQLAQNLRLALDMNDGKYEFKPATDMKAESKTVFAINLAEIYERAAADEEPLPYINAGIKAAMLKTPQPGLFLLPSGVLPPNPSELLGSKRMLFLLSRFKDLFDVVILDSPPILPASDALTLAPHVDGVVFVVKAGGVNRDLVRKAVDQLKNARANVVGAVLNQVDVHREGYYKYYEKYYSSYYGT from the coding sequence GTTTCTTGCCAATTATAAAGGGAAAAGCCGCTTTGCCGAGTCCTACCGGACGCTTCGCACCAACATAGACCTTTCCTTTTTGGAATCGGAGCTGAAGTGTTTGTTGGTCACCAGCGCGGGCGAGGCCGAGGGCAAAACCCTGACCGTGGCCAATTATGCTTTTAACCTGGCTGAGGCCGGGCGCAGCGTGTTGATGGTCGATGCTGACCTTAGAAAGCCCTCTTTAAGCAAGCTCCTTGTGAATAATGAGGTCATAGGGCTGACCGGCCTGTTGTCTCGCGTCATGGGAACCCCCGTCACAGAGGGGGGCTTGGGCAAGATTAGCGTGGGGGATCTCATTCGTCTGCTTCAACAGCAACGAAGGACCGGCCGCCTGCAACTGTCCTCCCAAACCGAAAACAAGTTAATTAATATGGATTTTCTGGCCGGAGACATGGTGGACTGCACGTGGGTCAACTGCCCGGAGGAGCGCAGCCTGGCCAGCCACTTGGTGCAACTTGGCCTGATTACCTCCCAGCAGGCCCAACAAGCGCTTAAACGCGCCAAGGACACGGGCCAGAAGTTGCCCATGGTCCTGGTAAACGCCGGCCTTTTGAAAAAGAAGCAAGTGCGCGGCCCGTTAAAAAATCAGCTTGCCCAAAACCTTCGCCTGGCTCTTGACATGAACGACGGAAAATATGAATTTAAACCGGCTACGGACATGAAGGCGGAATCCAAAACCGTTTTCGCCATTAACCTTGCGGAGATTTATGAGCGGGCGGCCGCCGATGAAGAGCCGCTGCCATACATCAACGCAGGCATTAAAGCCGCCATGCTCAAGACGCCGCAGCCCGGTTTATTCCTGCTTCCTTCAGGCGTGCTGCCGCCAAATCCATCGGAACTGCTGGGCTCCAAGAGGATGCTGTTTTTGCTTTCCCGCTTTAAGGATCTTTTTGACGTGGTTATCCTGGACTCTCCCCCCATCCTGCCGGCCAGCGACGCCCTCACCCTGGCGCCCCATGTGGACGGAGTGGTTTTTGTGGTGAAGGCCGGAGGCGTTAACAGGGACCTGGTCAGGAAGGCGGTGGATCAGCTTAAGAACGCCAGGGCCAATGTGGTGGGAGCCGTCCTCAACCAGGTTGACGTGCATCGCGAGGGTTATTATAAGTATTACGAAAAGTATTACTCCAGCTATTACGGAACCTAA